A region from the Methylovorus glucosotrophus genome encodes:
- the accC gene encoding acetyl-CoA carboxylase biotin carboxylase subunit yields MFEKVLIANRGEIALRIQRACRELGIKTVAVHSEADREAKYVKLADESVCIGPAPSSQSYLNIPAVISAAEVTDAEAIHPGYGFLSENADFAERVEQSGFVFIGPRAETIRLMGDKVSAKDAMKAAGVPCVPGSEGALPDDPDAILRAAKEIGYPVIIKAAGGGGGRGMRVVHTEAALLNSVSMTKAEAGAAFGNPTVYMEKFLEQPRHIEIQVLSDEHGNAVYLGERDCSMQRRHQKVLEEAPAPGITQKMREKIGERCADACRRINYRGAGTFEFLYENGEFYFIEMNTRVQVEHPVTEMITGIDIVQQQILIAAGEKLSFKQSDIVLRGHAIECRINAEDPYNFVPSPGRINTFHMPGGPGIRVDTHAYQNYLVPPHYDSMIGKLIAYGDTRQQAIARMRIALSEMVVEGIKTNVPLHSDLMNDAAFHLGETSIHYLEHKLGISSK; encoded by the coding sequence ATGTTTGAAAAAGTCCTCATTGCCAACCGCGGCGAAATTGCGCTGCGCATACAGCGCGCGTGTCGCGAGCTTGGCATCAAGACGGTTGCGGTGCATTCCGAAGCCGACCGTGAAGCCAAGTACGTCAAACTCGCAGATGAATCCGTCTGCATTGGCCCCGCGCCCTCCAGTCAAAGTTATCTGAATATTCCCGCCGTGATCAGTGCGGCAGAAGTCACCGATGCGGAAGCCATCCATCCCGGTTACGGCTTTTTGTCCGAAAACGCCGATTTCGCAGAACGTGTAGAGCAAAGTGGTTTTGTATTTATCGGCCCGCGTGCTGAAACCATACGCCTGATGGGTGACAAGGTCAGCGCCAAGGATGCGATGAAAGCCGCTGGCGTACCCTGCGTGCCAGGCTCCGAAGGCGCATTGCCCGATGATCCTGATGCAATTCTGCGTGCTGCCAAGGAAATTGGTTACCCTGTGATCATCAAGGCCGCAGGCGGCGGCGGTGGTCGCGGCATGCGTGTAGTGCATACGGAAGCCGCCTTGCTGAATTCGGTCAGCATGACCAAGGCAGAAGCAGGCGCAGCCTTTGGCAACCCGACTGTCTACATGGAAAAATTCCTTGAGCAGCCTCGCCATATTGAAATCCAGGTGCTGTCTGATGAACATGGCAATGCCGTATATCTGGGCGAACGCGATTGCTCCATGCAGCGCCGTCACCAAAAGGTACTGGAAGAAGCACCTGCGCCTGGTATCACCCAGAAAATGCGCGAAAAAATCGGCGAGCGTTGTGCCGATGCCTGCCGCCGCATCAACTACCGTGGTGCAGGTACCTTTGAGTTCCTTTATGAAAATGGCGAGTTCTACTTCATTGAAATGAACACCCGGGTCCAGGTGGAACATCCAGTCACGGAAATGATCACCGGCATTGATATCGTTCAGCAGCAGATCCTGATTGCAGCGGGCGAAAAGCTGTCCTTCAAGCAAAGCGACATCGTATTGCGTGGTCACGCCATCGAGTGCCGTATCAATGCAGAAGACCCATACAACTTCGTTCCTTCCCCCGGCCGTATCAACACTTTCCACATGCCTGGCGGTCCTGGCATTCGCGTTGATACCCATGCCTACCAGAACTACTTGGTTCCACCCCATTACGACTCCATGATAGGCAAGCTGATTGCTTACGGTGATACCCGTCAGCAGGCGATTGCCCGCATGCGCATCGCGCTGTCGGAAATGGTGGTCGAAGGCATTAAAACCAATGTGCCGCTACACAGTGATTTGATGAACGATGCCGCGTTCCACCTCGGTGAAACCAGTATTCACTATCTCGAACACAAGCTGGGCATAAGCAGCAAGTAG
- the accB gene encoding acetyl-CoA carboxylase biotin carboxyl carrier protein has translation MDLRKLKKLIDLVEESGISELELTEGEEKVRISRNLPNAHAGMQFAPQYIQAAPAPQAAAPAVAETAAAPVIEGHVVKSPMVGTFYRSPSPDAKPFVEVGSSITAGSTLCIIEAMKLLNEIEADHTGVIKAILVENGQPVEYGEPLFIIG, from the coding sequence ATGGATTTACGCAAACTGAAGAAACTGATCGACCTGGTCGAAGAATCCGGCATCTCCGAGCTGGAACTGACCGAAGGTGAAGAAAAAGTACGCATCAGTCGCAATCTGCCAAATGCTCATGCCGGCATGCAGTTCGCTCCACAGTATATCCAGGCTGCCCCTGCTCCGCAGGCCGCCGCTCCCGCCGTCGCAGAAACCGCTGCCGCTCCCGTCATTGAAGGGCATGTGGTGAAATCACCGATGGTCGGCACGTTCTACCGCTCGCCCTCCCCTGATGCCAAGCCATTTGTTGAAGTGGGTAGCAGCATCACCGCAGGCAGCACACTCTGCATTATTGAAGCCATGAAATTGCTCAACGAAATCGAAGCGGATCACACCGGTGTGATCAAGGCGATACTTGTTGAAAACGGTCAGCCGGTAGAATACGGCGAACCACTCTTTATTATTGGCTAA
- the cutA gene encoding divalent-cation tolerance protein CutA produces MSHDTLSNAVTASEAILVLTNMPDQTSANSLAASLVNARLAACVNILAPCTSVYRWQGKVETANEIPLLIKTCRTQYAALQQAIVQQHPYELPEILCVPISTGLPAYLAWLNEETTA; encoded by the coding sequence ATGTCACATGACACCTTATCAAATGCAGTCACGGCCAGCGAGGCGATTCTGGTACTGACCAATATGCCGGATCAAACGTCGGCGAACAGCTTGGCCGCGTCCCTGGTCAACGCGCGGCTGGCGGCCTGCGTCAATATTCTGGCGCCCTGCACTTCGGTCTATCGCTGGCAGGGCAAAGTCGAAACTGCCAATGAAATCCCCTTGTTGATCAAAACATGTCGCACGCAATATGCCGCCTTGCAGCAAGCCATTGTGCAGCAGCATCCTTACGAACTTCCCGAAATCCTCTGTGTCCCAATCAGCACTGGATTGCCTGCCTACCTGGCGTGGCTTAACGAGGAAACGACGGCCTGA
- a CDS encoding TlpA family protein disulfide reductase, translated as MKISRRALFILALLLIAAGAYSLVSRWQEAGFSQDHPAASSARFFAVILPDVKGTMQPMSELRGRILVVNFWASWCPPCREEMPELSELQAMYRDQGLLVLGIAAEDQESVNQFASESPVGYPLFAADTEAGPLSYSLGNHRSVLPYTVVIDRDGHIVKTYFGRITRHLLEQTVKPLLQASTAP; from the coding sequence ATGAAAATTTCCCGGCGCGCCCTGTTCATCCTTGCCTTGCTGCTGATTGCCGCAGGCGCGTATTCGCTGGTCAGCCGCTGGCAAGAGGCCGGCTTCAGCCAGGATCATCCCGCTGCCAGCAGCGCCCGCTTTTTTGCCGTGATATTGCCCGATGTCAAAGGTACCATGCAGCCGATGTCCGAATTGCGAGGACGGATTCTGGTGGTAAATTTCTGGGCAAGCTGGTGTCCGCCCTGCCGTGAAGAAATGCCCGAGCTAAGCGAACTTCAGGCGATGTACCGCGATCAAGGCCTGCTCGTGCTGGGCATTGCCGCCGAAGATCAGGAAAGTGTAAATCAGTTTGCCAGTGAGTCGCCGGTAGGCTATCCTCTTTTCGCAGCGGATACAGAAGCTGGCCCCTTGAGCTATAGTCTGGGCAACCATCGCAGCGTCTTGCCTTACACTGTCGTTATTGATCGCGATGGTCATATCGTCAAAACATACTTTGGCCGTATCACGCGCCATTTGCTCGAACAAACCGTCAAGCCCTTACTGCAAGCCAGCACCGCCCCTTAG
- the prmA gene encoding 50S ribosomal protein L11 methyltransferase, with protein sequence MAWVSLKIEARDNTADLISDTLMELGALSASIEDANAETPDEQPIFGEPGDPPPGIWQHNIVSALLAESTDIPELMGELAIATGLADLPYTTEHVAEQDWVRATQSQFDPIRIRDDLWIVPSWHDAPNPDALNIVLDPGLAFGTGSHPTTHLCLAWLADHVRKDLTVLDYGCGSGILAIAASKLGAGKVVGVDIDPQAIQSSEFNAENNGVVAEFYLPKQLPDSFADLVVANILSSALMVLAPALAAACKPHGRIALSGILREQQEQVSAIYAEWFDMDTPQFMDSWVLLTGRKR encoded by the coding sequence ATGGCCTGGGTATCGCTGAAAATAGAAGCCAGGGACAACACCGCCGACCTCATCAGTGACACCCTGATGGAACTTGGGGCGTTGTCCGCCAGTATTGAAGACGCCAACGCCGAAACCCCGGATGAACAGCCGATTTTTGGTGAACCAGGGGATCCCCCTCCCGGCATCTGGCAACACAACATTGTCAGTGCCCTGCTGGCAGAGTCGACCGATATTCCTGAACTGATGGGCGAGCTGGCCATCGCCACCGGGCTTGCCGACTTGCCCTACACGACGGAGCATGTGGCAGAACAGGACTGGGTGCGTGCCACCCAATCCCAATTTGATCCTATACGTATTCGAGATGATTTATGGATAGTGCCATCCTGGCATGACGCCCCCAACCCGGATGCATTGAATATAGTGCTGGATCCCGGTCTGGCATTTGGCACGGGCAGCCACCCCACCACGCACCTGTGCCTGGCATGGCTGGCTGATCATGTCCGCAAGGATCTCACCGTACTGGACTACGGCTGCGGTTCGGGCATTCTGGCAATTGCGGCCAGCAAATTGGGAGCGGGCAAGGTTGTTGGCGTCGATATTGACCCCCAGGCCATACAATCCAGTGAATTCAATGCCGAAAATAATGGCGTAGTAGCTGAGTTCTATCTTCCCAAGCAACTCCCTGATAGCTTTGCCGATCTGGTCGTTGCCAATATTCTCTCCAGCGCCCTGATGGTGCTAGCCCCAGCACTCGCCGCCGCCTGCAAGCCTCACGGCCGTATAGCGCTTTCCGGTATTTTGCGTGAGCAACAGGAGCAAGTCTCGGCGATCTATGCCGAATGGTTTGATATGGACACCCCGCAATTCATGGATAGCTGGGTGTTACTCACTGGTCGCAAAAGATGA
- the pqqA gene encoding pyrroloquinoline quinone precursor peptide PqqA — MWTKPEATEMRFGFEVTMYVCNR; from the coding sequence ATGTGGACCAAACCAGAAGCTACTGAAATGCGTTTCGGCTTTGAAGTAACGATGTACGTTTGCAATCGTTAA
- a CDS encoding hydrogen peroxide-inducible genes activator: MTLSELRFIVAVARERNFRRAAEKSFVSQPALSLAVKKLEDELGVMLFERSRSDVSMTPVGERIVEQAIRTLEEAGRIKELAKQGNNQLIGTFKLGVIYSVGPYLLPEIIPPLRKSAPDMPLEVEENLTANLETQLRNGNIDAAIIALPFDIPGIKLQLLYEEEFVVVVPADHAWAGRKSINPDDLAEEKVLLLNTGHCFSNQVLLACPDLSRKGEMLQGNSLETIRNMVASNLGITVLPASAAVERYQNPLIKVVPFEAPVPKRQIALAWRKSYGREKAVDEIAHAIRGIQSECIQVNKPH; the protein is encoded by the coding sequence ATGACCCTTAGTGAACTTCGTTTCATCGTGGCAGTGGCCCGAGAGCGTAATTTTAGACGCGCTGCCGAAAAAAGTTTTGTCAGTCAGCCAGCGCTCAGCCTCGCCGTCAAAAAGCTCGAGGATGAGCTTGGCGTGATGCTGTTCGAGCGCAGCCGTAGCGATGTCAGCATGACGCCGGTGGGCGAACGTATCGTCGAGCAGGCCATACGTACGCTGGAAGAGGCGGGGCGCATCAAAGAGCTTGCCAAGCAGGGCAACAACCAGCTGATCGGCACATTTAAACTGGGCGTCATTTATTCCGTTGGCCCCTATCTCTTGCCCGAAATTATTCCGCCATTGCGTAAAAGCGCGCCCGATATGCCATTGGAGGTGGAAGAAAACCTGACGGCCAATCTGGAAACCCAATTACGCAATGGCAATATAGACGCCGCCATTATTGCCCTGCCATTCGATATTCCCGGCATCAAGCTTCAGTTGCTTTATGAGGAAGAATTTGTAGTGGTGGTGCCTGCGGATCACGCCTGGGCTGGCCGCAAGAGCATTAATCCAGATGATCTCGCCGAAGAAAAAGTGCTCTTGCTGAACACAGGGCATTGCTTCAGTAATCAAGTGCTACTGGCTTGCCCGGATCTCTCCCGCAAGGGCGAAATGCTGCAGGGCAATTCTCTTGAAACCATACGCAATATGGTGGCTTCCAACCTGGGTATTACCGTGCTGCCTGCCAGTGCGGCGGTTGAGCGCTATCAGAATCCGCTGATCAAAGTCGTGCCTTTTGAAGCGCCGGTGCCCAAGCGCCAGATCGCTCTGGCCTGGCGCAAGAGTTATGGTCGCGAAAAAGCAGTGGATGAAATTGCCCATGCCATACGGGGCATACAGTCCGAATGCATACAAGTGAATAAACCCCATTAA
- a CDS encoding zinc-ribbon and DUF3426 domain-containing protein produces the protein MSLITSCPACSTVFHVKPEQLSLRRGIVRCGECQHVFNALDHLHEAETVAPETVAPETAVPETAVPETVAPETAVPETAVPETAVPETAVPETAVPEAVVPEAVVPEAQPHAAEAHITHQTAPHIPAQPSWHDAAPKSKLQTVLVQPKTVPWLSGLFALLLVITIALQLAYFQRNALALAWPESKPYLQQACAMLNCKIELPRDASKLVIDDANLLEDSDYEGLLILTSTLINQARHVQAYPQLELTLTDANDQAVLRRTFTPAEYLPAGTVVEKGIPAGKELPIKLLLTADHQTVSGYRLFVNY, from the coding sequence ATGAGTCTGATTACCTCCTGCCCAGCGTGTTCCACCGTGTTTCACGTGAAGCCGGAGCAATTATCCTTGCGGCGGGGGATCGTACGGTGCGGCGAATGCCAGCATGTGTTTAATGCATTGGATCATTTGCATGAGGCTGAGACTGTCGCACCTGAGACTGTCGCACCTGAGACTGCCGTACCTGAGACTGCCGTACCTGAGACTGTCGCACCTGAGACTGCCGTACCTGAGACTGCCGTACCTGAGACTGCCGTACCTGAGACTGCCGTACCTGAGACTGCCGTACCCGAGGCTGTCGTACCTGAGGCTGTCGTACCTGAGGCTCAGCCCCATGCCGCAGAAGCGCATATAACGCATCAGACTGCACCGCACATCCCTGCTCAGCCATCCTGGCATGACGCAGCGCCCAAATCCAAGTTACAAACAGTCCTCGTTCAACCCAAGACCGTCCCCTGGCTGAGTGGCTTGTTTGCGTTGCTGCTGGTGATCACGATTGCTCTGCAACTGGCCTATTTCCAGCGCAATGCGCTGGCACTGGCTTGGCCGGAAAGCAAACCTTATCTGCAACAAGCATGCGCCATGCTGAATTGCAAAATCGAACTGCCCAGGGATGCGAGCAAACTGGTGATCGACGATGCCAATCTGCTGGAAGACAGCGACTACGAAGGCCTGTTGATCCTGACCAGCACCCTGATTAATCAGGCAAGACATGTGCAAGCCTATCCGCAGCTGGAATTAACCTTAACCGATGCGAATGATCAAGCCGTGTTGCGTCGCACATTCACCCCGGCAGAGTACCTGCCTGCCGGCACTGTGGTAGAAAAAGGCATCCCGGCAGGAAAAGAGCTGCCTATCAAACTGCTGCTCACAGCAGATCATCAAACCGTCTCAGGCTACCGCTTGTTTGTGAATTACTAA
- the aroQ gene encoding type II 3-dehydroquinate dehydratase: MVADTIHSILVLHGPNLNMLGLREPDHYGNDTLQAINQRLQEQADTHGVTLTTFQSNAEAELIARIHDLARNPVDFVIINPAAFTHTSVALRDALSAVKVPFIEVHLSNVHARESFRHHSYFSDIAVGVISGLGAHGYSLALDYAIRRLQH, encoded by the coding sequence ATGGTTGCTGATACGATTCATTCCATCCTCGTATTGCATGGTCCCAACCTCAATATGCTGGGGTTGCGCGAACCTGACCATTACGGCAACGATACTCTTCAGGCGATCAACCAGCGCCTGCAGGAGCAGGCCGATACGCATGGCGTCACCCTGACAACGTTTCAGAGCAATGCCGAGGCGGAGCTGATTGCACGGATTCATGATCTCGCGCGAAATCCTGTCGATTTTGTGATCATCAACCCGGCTGCCTTCACCCACACCTCGGTCGCCCTGCGCGATGCCCTGTCCGCTGTCAAAGTACCGTTTATCGAAGTTCACCTTTCCAACGTACACGCCCGTGAATCCTTCCGCCATCATTCGTATTTTTCGGATATCGCAGTCGGTGTCATCAGCGGGCTTGGCGCACATGGTTATTCTCTGGCGCTGGATTACGCCATCCGCCGTTTACAACATTAA
- a CDS encoding FxsA family protein codes for MPLPLLLLILLAFPVVEIWLLIELAGRYGVWVLVYLVVVAILGWRLIQDEKLMMLGRMTQTLSQGGAPARALFSGAKNMLAGILLIVPGVVTDAIAVILLLLPSAKPDVFDETVQAEPRQSRRPPAANDDVIEGEYTRED; via the coding sequence ATGCCTTTACCCTTGCTGCTGCTGATTTTACTCGCATTCCCCGTTGTCGAGATATGGTTATTGATAGAACTGGCCGGGCGCTATGGCGTTTGGGTACTGGTTTACCTGGTGGTGGTCGCCATTCTGGGCTGGCGTTTGATACAGGACGAAAAGCTGATGATGCTGGGGCGCATGACCCAAACCCTGAGCCAGGGTGGCGCCCCCGCCCGCGCTTTGTTCAGTGGTGCCAAAAACATGCTCGCCGGCATCTTGCTGATTGTTCCAGGCGTGGTGACTGATGCCATTGCCGTGATTCTGCTGCTACTGCCCTCGGCCAAGCCGGATGTTTTTGATGAAACGGTACAGGCAGAGCCTCGCCAGAGCCGCAGGCCACCAGCCGCGAATGATGATGTTATTGAGGGTGAATATACCCGCGAAGATTAA
- a CDS encoding CDP-6-deoxy-delta-3,4-glucoseen reductase, which produces MSHQVTVKPSGHSFVVEGDATVLSAAIDAGLGLPYGCRNGACGACKGKVLQGEVSHNDHQASALTDADKANGLALLCCAVPQTDLVIECREATGSNGIRPRIMPARVQKMEKLSHDVMALYLKLPSNERMQFLAGQYIEFLLKDGKRRAFSLANAPHHDELLELHLRLIPGGTFTEYVFNEMQEKAILRLEGPFGSFYLREDHEKPIIFVAGGTGFAPIKGIIEHILHQKTPRKMVLYWGARSLEDLYMPELPMRWLEESNLFSYVPVLSEPKDEDGWQGRRGLVHEAVLEDFADLSAYQVYCCGAPQMVDVAHQAFQLKGLPEDEFFSDAFTFSNPPPKPAAA; this is translated from the coding sequence ATGTCTCACCAAGTAACAGTCAAGCCTAGCGGCCATAGCTTTGTTGTTGAAGGCGACGCCACCGTATTGAGCGCCGCCATTGATGCGGGCCTGGGCTTGCCCTATGGTTGCCGTAACGGTGCCTGTGGCGCCTGCAAAGGCAAAGTGCTGCAAGGAGAAGTGAGCCATAACGATCATCAGGCCTCCGCCCTGACGGATGCCGACAAGGCCAATGGCCTGGCACTGCTGTGCTGTGCGGTTCCGCAAACCGATCTGGTTATTGAATGCCGCGAAGCCACAGGCAGCAATGGCATACGGCCTCGTATCATGCCGGCCCGCGTGCAGAAAATGGAAAAGCTGTCACACGATGTGATGGCCTTGTACTTGAAGCTGCCCAGCAACGAGCGCATGCAGTTTCTGGCTGGCCAATACATAGAATTTCTGCTTAAAGACGGCAAGCGCCGCGCCTTTTCTCTGGCGAATGCGCCGCATCATGATGAATTACTGGAATTGCATCTGCGCCTGATTCCGGGCGGGACCTTCACCGAATACGTTTTCAACGAAATGCAGGAAAAAGCCATTTTGCGTCTGGAAGGGCCATTTGGCAGTTTTTACCTGCGTGAGGATCATGAGAAGCCCATCATTTTCGTCGCAGGTGGTACCGGTTTTGCGCCTATCAAAGGCATTATCGAGCATATCCTGCATCAGAAAACGCCTCGCAAGATGGTGCTGTACTGGGGGGCTCGCTCTCTGGAAGACCTTTACATGCCGGAACTGCCCATGCGCTGGCTGGAGGAATCCAATCTTTTCAGTTACGTGCCGGTATTATCCGAGCCCAAGGACGAAGACGGCTGGCAAGGCCGGCGTGGTTTGGTGCATGAAGCCGTATTGGAAGACTTTGCCGATCTGAGTGCGTATCAGGTGTATTGCTGTGGCGCGCCGCAGATGGTGGATGTTGCCCATCAGGCTTTCCAGCTGAAGGGCTTGCCAGAAGACGAGTTCTTTTCGGACGCGTTTACCTTCTCCAATCCTCCGCCCAAGCCTGCGGCAGCATGA
- a CDS encoding heme biosynthesis protein HemY — protein MRWLFWILLILGLAVGISLLAVNNQGYVLIVRPPYRMELSLNLLLVMILGGFISLHLLLRLIQYTRHLPASVRSYKEERRIRLGRAALSEGLQSLAEGRYLLAEKAANKALALEENPGLSTLVAARAAHKLKNKSQRDFYLAEAERIAPDAAVARLLYQAEFMLDDRRYNEALNVLHKLDKLESKYPPALRLELKAQVHLKNWEQVLVTLRRLEKHDAIESWHLRELRQQAHTHLLQRLADDLDKLNAYWKKMPEEDRLNNRIACIAAQTFIQAGAGDQAAEIVEMSLTKGWDSKLAGMLGDCLSSQPQKQLQQAEHWLLSHENDADLLRSLGNLCVRLSLWGKAQSYFEASLSVKPSAATHLALARLLDERGETEAANHQFRLSTQFCPGFE, from the coding sequence GTGCGTTGGCTGTTCTGGATTTTACTGATTCTGGGGCTGGCGGTAGGCATCTCGCTGCTGGCAGTCAATAATCAAGGGTATGTGCTGATCGTACGGCCGCCTTACCGCATGGAGCTATCGCTCAACCTGCTGCTGGTGATGATACTGGGCGGCTTTATCAGCCTGCACCTCTTGTTGCGGCTGATTCAATACACGCGCCATCTGCCAGCCAGTGTTCGCAGCTATAAGGAAGAACGCCGCATTCGCCTGGGCCGTGCCGCCTTGAGTGAAGGCCTGCAATCGCTGGCGGAAGGCCGCTATCTGCTCGCCGAAAAGGCAGCGAATAAAGCCCTGGCTCTGGAAGAAAATCCAGGCTTGTCCACGCTGGTGGCTGCGCGGGCCGCGCACAAGCTCAAAAACAAATCGCAGCGCGATTTTTATCTGGCCGAGGCCGAACGCATTGCGCCAGATGCTGCCGTTGCCCGCCTGCTTTACCAGGCCGAATTCATGCTGGATGACCGCCGTTACAACGAAGCATTGAATGTACTGCACAAGCTGGACAAACTGGAATCCAAGTACCCACCCGCCTTGCGCCTGGAGTTGAAAGCCCAGGTGCACCTGAAAAACTGGGAACAGGTGCTGGTAACCCTGCGCCGCCTGGAAAAGCATGATGCGATTGAAAGCTGGCATTTGCGCGAACTGCGTCAACAGGCGCATACCCATCTCTTGCAACGTCTGGCAGACGATCTGGACAAGCTGAATGCCTACTGGAAAAAGATGCCGGAAGAGGATCGGCTGAACAACCGCATCGCCTGTATTGCCGCTCAGACCTTTATTCAGGCAGGTGCTGGTGACCAGGCTGCGGAAATTGTAGAAATGAGCCTGACCAAAGGCTGGGATAGCAAGCTGGCGGGAATGCTGGGCGACTGCCTGTCCTCACAACCGCAAAAGCAGCTGCAACAGGCCGAACACTGGTTGCTGAGCCATGAAAATGACGCAGACCTGCTACGCTCATTGGGCAATTTGTGTGTACGCCTGAGTTTATGGGGCAAGGCGCAGAGTTACTTTGAGGCCAGCCTTAGCGTAAAACCAAGTGCCGCCACCCATCTGGCACTGGCGCGCCTGTTGGACGAGCGCGGCGAGACAGAAGCGGCCAATCACCAATTCCGTCTTAGCACGCAATTCTGTCCGGGGTTCGAATAA
- the dsbD gene encoding protein-disulfide reductase DsbD, whose product MKHLLNALLMLCSLLPALSSAPATAAPLSSKLALFTSDDDGILPPDEAFKLEVGSIRQDTLQAVFQIAPGHYIYRDRIKFSSATPGVTVTDTSLPPGESKKDPTFGTTYVFHREAEAKLQLAFSGDVPAILKLNATYQGCSEKGLCYPPIHKTLDVSLGGDGTDQTSIATPPEQDRIAGLLGSGKLWLILSGFFGIGLLLAFTPCMLPMIPILSGIIVGSKSHNHGGKGHAILLSAAYVFGMSLSYTLAGIAAGLSGQLLSNALQTPWVLGATALLFVLLALSMFGFYEIRMPQSLADRLTGTHSRIRGGHFVGVFLMGVVSALIVSPCVAAPLAGALLYISQTRDVWLGGGALFALSLGMGLPLLLIGASAGSLLPKAGPWMERIRQLFGVVMLYVALLLISPVIPLPVQMALWAALLIVPAIFLHALDRLPETATGWQRVWKGLGIILLLLGVMMLIGAFSGARSPLQPFSGFNAVSLQKTSSAPALPFKRIHSLGELQQSLADAKGKIVMLDFYADWCVACKELEQFTFSDPRVQQSLENVVILQADVTQNTPADAALLQRFQLFGPPAILFFHGQDQRDPKLKLIGYQNSEQFLRARHTLGCETGIAYC is encoded by the coding sequence ATGAAACACCTTTTGAACGCGCTGCTGATGTTATGCAGCCTCCTCCCCGCCCTGTCCAGCGCACCCGCTACCGCCGCGCCGCTCAGCAGCAAGCTGGCGCTCTTTACCAGCGACGATGATGGCATACTGCCGCCTGATGAAGCCTTCAAGCTGGAAGTGGGCTCGATACGGCAGGATACCCTGCAAGCCGTTTTCCAGATTGCTCCCGGTCATTACATTTACCGGGATCGCATCAAGTTTTCCAGTGCAACCCCGGGCGTGACGGTCACCGATACCAGCTTGCCCCCAGGGGAATCCAAAAAAGATCCCACCTTTGGTACTACCTATGTTTTTCACCGTGAAGCCGAGGCCAAACTGCAACTCGCGTTCAGCGGCGATGTTCCTGCCATTCTCAAGCTCAATGCGACCTACCAGGGCTGTAGTGAAAAAGGCCTGTGCTATCCGCCTATCCATAAAACGCTGGATGTGAGTCTGGGTGGGGACGGCACCGACCAAACCTCTATAGCAACTCCACCCGAGCAGGATCGTATTGCAGGTCTGCTGGGTAGCGGAAAACTATGGTTGATACTGAGCGGCTTTTTTGGCATAGGTCTGCTGCTTGCCTTCACGCCCTGCATGTTGCCCATGATTCCTATCCTCTCCGGCATTATCGTCGGCAGCAAGTCGCATAATCATGGAGGGAAAGGTCACGCCATCCTGTTATCCGCCGCCTATGTGTTCGGCATGTCTCTCAGCTACACCTTGGCAGGCATCGCCGCCGGCCTGTCCGGGCAACTGCTGAGCAACGCCCTGCAGACCCCATGGGTGCTGGGAGCCACGGCACTACTGTTCGTCCTGCTCGCGCTTTCCATGTTCGGCTTTTATGAAATCCGCATGCCGCAGTCACTGGCAGATCGCCTGACCGGTACCCACAGCCGTATCCGCGGTGGGCATTTTGTCGGGGTGTTTCTGATGGGCGTAGTATCTGCGCTGATTGTGAGCCCGTGTGTGGCCGCCCCATTGGCGGGCGCCCTGTTGTATATCAGCCAGACGCGCGATGTCTGGCTGGGTGGTGGCGCCTTGTTTGCGCTATCGCTGGGCATGGGCTTGCCACTGCTATTGATCGGCGCTTCGGCAGGCAGCCTGTTACCGAAAGCGGGCCCGTGGATGGAACGCATACGGCAACTTTTTGGCGTGGTCATGCTCTATGTCGCCTTGCTGCTGATCAGCCCGGTGATTCCATTACCCGTGCAGATGGCATTGTGGGCGGCCCTGCTGATAGTACCTGCCATCTTTCTGCATGCGCTTGATCGCTTGCCGGAAACGGCGACGGGTTGGCAACGCGTGTGGAAGGGGCTGGGGATTATTCTGCTGCTGCTGGGCGTGATGATGCTGATAGGCGCATTCAGCGGGGCAAGATCTCCCCTGCAGCCGTTCTCGGGATTTAATGCCGTCAGTCTGCAAAAAACCTCCTCAGCCCCTGCACTGCCCTTCAAACGCATTCATAGTCTGGGAGAGCTGCAGCAATCGCTGGCTGATGCCAAAGGCAAGATCGTAATGCTGGATTTTTATGCGGATTGGTGCGTTGCCTGCAAAGAGCTCGAACAGTTCACCTTTAGCGACCCACGGGTACAGCAATCCCTCGAGAATGTTGTGATACTTCAAGCGGATGTTACCCAGAATACGCCCGCAGATGCCGCTTTGCTGCAACGTTTCCAGCTGTTCGGCCCGCCTGCCATCCTGTTTTTCCATGGGCAGGATCAACGTGATCCTAAACTCAAGCTGATTGGCTATCAGAATAGCGAGCAATTCTTGCGCGCACGCCATACGCTGGGCTGTGAAACCGGCATCGCCTATTGCTGA